The genomic interval GTGGCATAGGTACTGGTTCTCCACCGGAGAGTATTGTGCCGATTTTGTATACTGGGTATGCTGGGTCTGGGACCAATGTTTTATCGCCTGGGTTTACAAAGGCTAGTGGCATGTGGGCGATGCCTTCTTTGCTCCCTATTAATGAAATAGCTTCTGTTTCTGGGTTTATATCTACTTTAAATCTATTTGAATACCAGTTTGATACTGTTTCTCTATATTCTTTCATTCCTTTGTAGCTTGGATAGCTGTGGGTTGATGGGTCGTTTACTGCGTTCTGCATCGACTGCACGATGTGGTCTGGTGTTGATAGGTCGGGGTCTCCTACGCCGAGGTCTATTATGTCGATTCCTTGTTTTTCTTTTTCTTTTTTCGCTCTATCGAGTTCTGCAAATAGGTATGGTGGTAATGAGTTAATCCTGTCTGAATACATTTTATCCCTTATTGTTTTTTTATAGATTTTTGATTACTCTGTTGGGCCTTATCTCTTTATTCCTTTAGTTTTATTATTTTGCTGGAGATAAGGAATGGATTTAAAAAAAATATAGTTTTTTTTGTTTTTTTTTGTTGGTTTTTTATGTTGTTTGGGTTCGGTTTTTTTGTTTTATCTCCATCTTCTTTTAGATCCTTGTATCTTTGTTTTTATGTTTTTTCGGAGTTTTTCCAGTGTCACGTTTTTTTCTTTGTCGGTGTGGTATTCTATATCTTGTTTTGTTTTTTTACCTACCCCGCATAGTGACATCATGCCGCTTTGGTCTTTGTAGAAGACTTTGAACCATTCTTCTGAAAATGCTATTTCGGCTATTTCGTTTCCTTCGTTTTTTTGGCTGAAGATAAGATGGTTTTTTTGGTTTTCCTCTGTTACTGTTTTTTCGAAGTCTCCTGTTTGGTCTATTATTTCGTATATTTCTTTTACGGCTTGTCTTAGTTCTTGTGGGAGGTATGCTGCTAGTTTGTCTATTTTTGGGCCTGGTATTATTCCTAGTTCTTTTCTTAGGACGTCGTTGAATGTTTGCGCTCCTGTTTCTCGTTTTAATCTTTCTAGTTCTCTATGTACGCTTTCGTCTACTTTTATGTTCTTAGTTGGCTGAACCATTGGTAACCTCACTTCCTATTTTGGTTTTCCTTTTAGTTTTATTCTTTTTGTTTTTGGATGTTTGTTTCCGGGTTTGTTACCGCGGTTTTCTATGTTTATTCTTGAGTGATATTAACAATATCCTTTATCTCCAGTATACTGATTATCTTTTAGATAAACAATATATTTTTGCATAAAATTTATATTGGATAAAAACATTATTACTTAGTGGAGGCAATAACAATGGAAAACAACAGTATACACAAAACAAAAGGACTGAATAAAGACATAGAGAACCTAACAAAATACGACCTCCTTTTGACGGCGATACCCGCAATACTAATAAGCATGTTTTTAATAGGGTACGCAGCGCCAATACCAGTCGAATTAGGAATTATAGCAGCATCGCTATTATCTTCAGGCCTCATATTATTCGGAATACTAGACATAGCGCCTGGACAAAAAAACAAACCACAGGGAAATTAAACCATATTTCCCATTCAGTCTCTTAAAAAAGATTGATAAACCCGCTCGAAAACCGAGAGCGGGTGTAAAATCAAAAACTCATTTTTTCTCTACAAAACCTTTAACAACAAAATAAAAACGACAACACATACAATATTTTTTAATTGGATTTTTCTACTTCTTCTAAACATTTATTTCTGAACAATTAAACAATATCACTATGTTTACAGTTGATTTGTTGTTAAAGTATTAATTGGATTTACGATTATTTTTAAATGGGTGATTGTGAGTTGACGGAGTTTGAACGGGATTTGGTTAAAAGTTTCAATAGTTATTTTGAAAAAAATGGTGTTAGGGCTATAGCTTATCGAAGAAAACAACATCGTTTTTCTAGCCAGTTTGTAGATATATTGGTTGATTCAATAAAACCTGACTATTATATAGCGATTGAGAATAAATCGATTTCAACTGCTAAAGGAGCAAAGAAACTATATTTTTCTCAACATTTTTCAAAAAACCAAGTTGAAAGGATAGATACTTTCTTGAATAAAAGCGGTCGAAATGGCTATCTAGCCGTCGAACTTAAACAAGGAAGAGGTAAACCTCGACAGGCCTTCATGATCCCATGGAATGTAATCATTAAGCGTTATCATGAAGATGAAAGTGGGTTAGGGGTTAAAGAGATAAAGAGGTTTATGGAGATTGAGAGAAATGGTGAAAAATACAAGGTAGGGTCTTTCTTTAACGAGGACCTTTGATAAAAAATAAGGGTTGTAGTTTATTCTACCTTGTTTCACCAAGGTTTTTTGGTTGGTTTGTTTAGGTTGTCTGTATCTTCTTACCTGTGTTTATGCTTTCCATCACTTGTTGGGCGATTGCTGTTCCCTTTCTTATCTTAATTGTTCCGTCTTGGCCAACAGTGGCTGTTAAGAGGTATTCATCACTGGCATGGATATCTACTGTTTCGCCTGATTTTTCTTTACCCAAATCTAATACTACTTGATCGGATTTTATTGAGACGTTTACGTTATGAGTTCCCATTTCTTTGGATTTGTTCTTAGTTCGTTTGTTTTTCATTTCTGAGAAGGGTCTGACATCTATGCTTAGGCCTAAGTCTTCTTCAACCATCGATATGTTTTCTCCTCCTCGACCTAACAATCGGGCTATCTGGTTTTCAGGTACGTAGACTATTGTGCTGTCGTCTGATTTAATTTCAGCTTTTACGTTTCCACCTACGTATTTTCTTATTTCCCGTTCAACCTGTTTTTCTGCCATTTTCCATACCGGTTTTGTCGTCTCAGATTCTTCGATTGGCATTACAACTACCTGTTCGCCATATGTATATATCTCATATTCTACTTCGTCGGTTTCAAAGTTTTTTACCTCTATTACCGGTCTGGCTAGGTCTTTCTCCATCATTCCCGCAGGTACTTTTACTGTGAACCCTATGTCGTATACCTTAGCTATTTTAGCTTCATCCAAGAACACAACTGTGTCAACAACTTGTGGAACCATACCTAGTTCTACTCTACCTATTAATCTCTGTAATGCATCTATACCTCTGTTTGCGTGTGTTACACCTATCATTCCTACACCGGCTAGACGCATGTCTGCAAATACTTTGAAGTCTGATGTCTTTCTGACTTCGTCATATATAGTGTAGTCGGGTCTGACTAGGAGTAGTAGGTCTGCTGTCAGGTCTATCCTACCTTCTAGTGAAGTGTATTGGGTTATTTCATCCGATACCTGAAGGTCTCTTGGATCTTCCATTGTCTTGACTACATAATCTTTTTCAAGCAGGTAGTCTGCAATTGCTTGAGCTAATGTGCTTTTACCCGCTCCTGGAGCTCCTGCAAGCAATACTCCTCTTTGTTTCTCCGCCAACCTGTGTTTTAGTTCGGTGGATAGTCGATAGTCATCTAGGGATACCTTTGTTATGGGGCGTACAGCGGTTATTTCAAATCCATCGGCAAATGGGGGTCGAGATATAGAAATACGCATGTCTCTTAGTTGTACTACAGTGGCCCCACCTTTATCAAACTCTATGAATCCTTTAGAACTACGTTTTGCTTTTTCAACTATCTCTCTAGATAGTTTCTGAACCTTGTTTGCAGTCATTATCTGGTCATCAATTACCTTCATCTTCATTTCACCAGGAACACCAACTTTACCTTTGACTTTAGTGCCCTGTTTTATGTGAACCGACATCACATTATCCATCGAATTGAAGTAATCTATAAGCCTTATATCCGTTTCAGTGTCCTCAGTTTCGGGCTGTAGGTATTTCACCTCCAATCCTTTGACCCTACCAATTTCAGCTTGAACTACATCACTTGTTAAAAGCATTGCATTCTCTTCAATCGCTAGATCTCTAATCAAATAATCTATCTCGCCACCTGAAGCTAACTTAATCTGTTCCAGGTTAGGTCTAGCACCTTTGAAGGTTAGTTTGATTACGCCTGTATCTTGGAGTTTTCTGAGTTTCTGAATCTCCTCGATTCCATTTAAACCGATTTCTTGTCCTTTATTCGCTTGGGATTCAAGTTCTCCAACTACGGCTTCAGATATTATAACCTCTATCTCATCAAAATCCCCTAACTCTTCATCTTCAATTATCTTTGTAACTCTACCATCTATGACAACACTTGTATCAGGAACAATCTTCTTCATTTTTAATCTCCATAAACTATATTTGGATCGAAAACCTTACTTTCAACTTCTTTAAATCCATCATCTGTTAACTTTCTATAAAAACAGGTGTAGTGGCCGGTATGGCAAGCACCACCTTTCTGTTTCACTTTTAGCAGAACGGTATCTCCATCACAATCTAAATATAAATCAATCACTTTTTGAGTATTACCAGACTCTTCTCCCTTCTTCCAAAGTTTCTGACGACTACGACTCCAGTAATACGCAGTTTTTTCTTCAATTGTTTTCTCTAAAGCCTCTTCATTCATATAAGCAACCATTAAAATCTCATTGTCCTCAAAATCCTGCACAACTACAGGAACAAGCTCTCGTTCAAAATCTATTTTATCTTTAATATCGGTAAACTCAACATTATTCAATACAACCACCAACCTCCGACCAAAAAACCAAAAACTATGACTATTAAATCTTTATAACTATTTAAGGCTTTCAACACCATTTAGTCTTTCCCCAACCTAATTAATAAACCAAAAAAACCCCAACCATTCTCTAAAAGCTCTAAAAATATACCTTTTAATAGAATAAACAAACACTAAAACAAAAAAAACAAAAATAACCTATACAAAACGAACAACCAAATCCAATATGAAAACTATTATAAAGTATACCTTAAAAAACCATAAAACCATAATAAAAGGAAGTATACATCTTGAATAAAAAAACAGTTAAAATAACATTATACTTAACGATATTACTATTCTTGTTATTAGGAACAACCATCTCAATTCTAATAGACAATATAAACTCCTTCTTAATCGGTGTTATAGGCGTGGGTATACTGGTTTCTCTATACAGAGTTATTATTTGGCAGCATGAACAAACCAAAAACAATAAAAAAACCTACAGGAAATAAATTCACACCAAAAACTTAACCAAGCGAAAAGCCAATTAACTATAGGAAAAAGAGTGTTATCTAAAGAAACTGTTGATTATAACGAAACGGCTCAAGCTTCCTCAGCTTATTATTGCGACCAATGTGGCCTTTTTATGAAAACACAGGTCGAAGAATCCATGCCACCTGCATGGCTATCTAAAGAACATAAAAAATACATCGAAACACCAGGTTTATTGGTCTGTAGATGTCCATTATGCCAGAGCACAACCCGTCATGTTTCCTAAAACGAAAATGAGTATATACACCACAAGTATATAACTCTGACTTCATGTAGAATAATGGACGGTTTATCGATGAAGAAATTTAAGTTTTTAGAACACACCGCTGACGCACAGTTCATCGCATATGGACGAACCATCGAGGAAGCATTTGAAAATGTAGGACTAGCAACATTTGAAGCTATGTTAAATACCGACCGTATCGATCTAGAAGAAAAAATAGAAATCGATTTACACGCTCAACAAATTGAAGAACTGGTATATGAATGGCTTTCCGAACTGATATTCTTATTCAGTGCAAACAACATAGTTTTCAACAAATTTGATGTAAACATAGATAGAGACGAAGATGGTTTCAAACTATCTGGAAGTATTTTGGGTGAGAAAATAGATATGGAGAAACATAAAATCCATACTGAAGTTAAAGCCCCAACATACCATGGACTCTCAGTTAAACAAAACGATTTTTTCGAAATTAAAGTTCTCTTAGATACTTAAACAACAAATAAATGTATTTCAATATGTTTAAGTATATTTTATATTTAATCAAGTAAGTTTGGAGGTATTATCATGAAGAGAGATAGATTAATGAAAATTAACGACTTAACATGGGAGATCCCAGAAAAATATAAAAACTGTATGCGGGTTCCAGGCCGAATGTACCTATCCGAAGAGTTGGTGGATATAGTTGAAGAAGACACCTACGAACAGGTGGCTAATGTAGCGTGCCTACCAGGAATAGTAAAATACTCCCTAGCAATGCCAGAAGCACACCTTGGATATGGATTTCCAATAGGTGGTGTGGCAGGAATCGATATTGAAGACGGCGTAATAAGCCCCGGTGGCGTAGGTTTCGATATAAACTGTGGTGTTAAAACCTTAAAAACAAACCTAACACTGGAAGATGTTCAAGGCGGTGTTGAAGAACTTATAAACAGATTATTCTCAAACATACCGTCAGGAGTGGGTTCAGAAAGCAAATTAAAATTAAGCCACGACGAACTAGATTATCTATTAGAAAACGGTTTAGATTGGGCCTTAGAAAATGGATATGCAAAACAAGACGACGTAATTCACTGTGAAGAAGAAGGTTGTATAACAACAGCAGACGCAAACAAGGTTAGTAACAAAGCTAAAAAAAGAGGACTCAGCCAAGTTGGGACACTTGGAAGCGGCAACCACTTCCTAGAGGTACAGTATGTAGATGAAGTTATCGATCAAGACACAGCAGAGAAATTTGGATTAACAAAAAACCAAATCATCGTAATGATACATACAGGAAGCCGTGGATTCGGACACCAAGTATGCACAGATTATGTAAAAAAACTCGAAAAAGCAACAAAAAAATACAACATCGATATACCGGACAAACAACTAGCCTGCGCCCCATTTGACTCAAAAGAAGGACAAGACTACTTCGCAGCAATGGCCTGCGCAGCCAACTACGCCTGGGTCAACAGGCAGGTGATAGCCAGCTGGGTAAGAGACGTATTCCACAACTACTATGGTCAAGACACCGAGCTGGAAACACTATACGACGTAGCACACAACATAGCCAAAAAAGAAACCCACACAGTAAATGGAGAAAAAAAAGAGTTGATAGTACACCGTAAAGGTGCTACAAGAGCCTTCGGACCAAACCACAAAGAACTACCAAGTTCCTACCAAGAAACAGGACAACCAGTAATGATACCCGGTAACATGGGAGCCCCATCCTACATACTGAGAGGAACACAGTTCGCTATGGAAAACACATTCGGTTCAACATGCCACGGAGCAGGAAGAAAAATGAGTAGGTCTCAAGCTAAAAGAGAGTACTGGGGTGAAACAGTTCAAAAAGAACTTTCAAAACAAAAAATATATGTAAAAGCTACACACGGAGCAGTAATAGCAGAAGAAGCTCCTGGAGCATATAAAAACCCAGATAAAGTTGTAAACGTAGCACACAACCTCGGTATCTCCAAAAAAGTAGTTAAACTAAAACCTCTCGGAGTGGCCAAAGGATAACATACCTAACAAAAAACACGAA from Methanonatronarchaeum thermophilum carries:
- a CDS encoding PINc/VapC family ATPase, with amino-acid sequence MKKIVPDTSVVIDGRVTKIIEDEELGDFDEIEVIISEAVVGELESQANKGQEIGLNGIEEIQKLRKLQDTGVIKLTFKGARPNLEQIKLASGGEIDYLIRDLAIEENAMLLTSDVVQAEIGRVKGLEVKYLQPETEDTETDIRLIDYFNSMDNVMSVHIKQGTKVKGKVGVPGEMKMKVIDDQIMTANKVQKLSREIVEKAKRSSKGFIEFDKGGATVVQLRDMRISISRPPFADGFEITAVRPITKVSLDDYRLSTELKHRLAEKQRGVLLAGAPGAGKSTLAQAIADYLLEKDYVVKTMEDPRDLQVSDEITQYTSLEGRIDLTADLLLLVRPDYTIYDEVRKTSDFKVFADMRLAGVGMIGVTHANRGIDALQRLIGRVELGMVPQVVDTVVFLDEAKIAKVYDIGFTVKVPAGMMEKDLARPVIEVKNFETDEVEYEIYTYGEQVVVMPIEESETTKPVWKMAEKQVEREIRKYVGGNVKAEIKSDDSTIVYVPENQIARLLGRGGENISMVEEDLGLSIDVRPFSEMKNKRTKNKSKEMGTHNVNVSIKSDQVVLDLGKEKSGETVDIHASDEYLLTATVGQDGTIKIRKGTAIAQQVMESINTGKKIQTT
- the hisI gene encoding phosphoribosyl-AMP cyclohydrolase yields the protein MNNVEFTDIKDKIDFERELVPVVVQDFEDNEILMVAYMNEEALEKTIEEKTAYYWSRSRQKLWKKGEESGNTQKVIDLYLDCDGDTVLLKVKQKGGACHTGHYTCFYRKLTDDGFKEVESKVFDPNIVYGD
- a CDS encoding archease, with protein sequence MKKFKFLEHTADAQFIAYGRTIEEAFENVGLATFEAMLNTDRIDLEEKIEIDLHAQQIEELVYEWLSELIFLFSANNIVFNKFDVNIDRDEDGFKLSGSILGEKIDMEKHKIHTEVKAPTYHGLSVKQNDFFEIKVLLDT
- a CDS encoding RtcB family protein, with the protein product MKRDRLMKINDLTWEIPEKYKNCMRVPGRMYLSEELVDIVEEDTYEQVANVACLPGIVKYSLAMPEAHLGYGFPIGGVAGIDIEDGVISPGGVGFDINCGVKTLKTNLTLEDVQGGVEELINRLFSNIPSGVGSESKLKLSHDELDYLLENGLDWALENGYAKQDDVIHCEEEGCITTADANKVSNKAKKRGLSQVGTLGSGNHFLEVQYVDEVIDQDTAEKFGLTKNQIIVMIHTGSRGFGHQVCTDYVKKLEKATKKYNIDIPDKQLACAPFDSKEGQDYFAAMACAANYAWVNRQVIASWVRDVFHNYYGQDTELETLYDVAHNIAKKETHTVNGEKKELIVHRKGATRAFGPNHKELPSSYQETGQPVMIPGNMGAPSYILRGTQFAMENTFGSTCHGAGRKMSRSQAKREYWGETVQKELSKQKIYVKATHGAVIAEEAPGAYKNPDKVVNVAHNLGISKKVVKLKPLGVAKG